In Humulus lupulus chromosome 6, drHumLupu1.1, whole genome shotgun sequence, a single genomic region encodes these proteins:
- the LOC133784016 gene encoding spermidine hydroxycinnamoyl transferase-like — protein MAVTLKGYYMVKPAEPTWKGFQSLSEWDQTGVITHVPTIYFYRPSHEWTTPTDKVSATLKESLSRALVHFYPLAGRLRCLPGGRLELNCNAEGVLFTEAESDSQLDELADFFPSSDYYYHLTPAVDYTRPINELPFLLIQLTRFSCGGISLGLTISHAVVDGPSALHFFSEWAGLARGEQLKTTPLLDRKCLRAGDLPLRSPCLSHVEHDSLPILVGELDSKEEREKETTVAILRITTEQLKKLKKIANEGRDCSTARPYSRYEMLAAHVWRCACKARKHSKEQETALAVCVDVRSRIEPHIPSSYFGNASFDVMAKSCSGELVSKPLGFAASRIRETIENVTNENIWSNIEYLKNQRDLTKFQDLQYSTSNEEPFFGNPNLSVVSWLRLPLYGLDFGWKKELYMALGTHGCDDFDGDVVLLSDPSSGDDGSLIVAMSLQVQHMDSFKKHFYGDI, from the coding sequence ATGGCGGTGACGTTGAAGGGCTACTACATGGTGAAGCCAGCAGAGCCAACATGGAAAGGCTTCCAATCTCTTTCGGAATGGGACCAAACTGGTGTCATTACTCATGTACCAACTATTTACTTTTATCGACCCTCCCATGAATGGACTACGCCAACCGATAAGGTATCTGCCACCCTTAAAGAATCGTTGAGTAGGGCTCTTgtccatttctatccactagctGGCCGGTTGCGGTGCCTCCCTGGAGGTCGTCTCGAGCTCAATTGCAACGCTGAAGGGGTTCTGTTCACCGAAGCCGAGTCCGATTCCCAACTCGATGAGTTGGCTGATTTCTTTCCTTCGTCGGACTATTATTATCATCTCACCCCAGCTGTAGACTATACCCGCCCCATTAATGAACTGCCTTTTCTATTAATCCAGCTCACTAGATTCTCTTGTGGCGGCATTAGCCTCGGCTTGACCATTTCACATGCAGTTGTTGATGGCCCAAGTGCGTTGCATTTTTTTTCTGAGTGGGCTGGTCTTGCTAGAGGCGAGCAGTTAAAAACAACACCACTTCTTGATCGGAAGTGTCTCAGAGCAGGAGATCTCCCACTCCGGTCTCCATGCTTGAGCCATGTAGAACACGATAGCCTACCAATCTTGGTTGGGGAATTGGACAGTAAGGAAGAGAGGGAAAAGGAAACCACTGTGGCCATTCTAAGAATCACCACAGAACAACTAAAAAAGCTGAAGAAGATAGCAAACGAGGGTCGAGATTGCAGCACTGCGCGACCCTATAGTCGGTACGAGATGTTGGCTGCACACGTTTGGAGATGCGCATGCAAGGCCCGGAAACATAGTAAGGAACAGGAAACGGCTTTAGCCGTTTGTGTCGACGTTCGGAGCCGGATAGAACCGCACATACCAAGCTCCTACTTTGGCAACGCGTCGTTCGATGTTATGGCCAAGAGTTGTTCGGGAGAGTTGGTGTCCAAACCACTTGGTTTTGCAGCTAGCAGAATAAGAGAAACCATTGAAAACGTAACAAATGAGAATATATGGTCAAATATCGAGTATCTTAAGAATCAAAGGGACTTGACAAAGTTTCAAGATCTTCAGTATTCTACTTCTAACGAAGAGCCTTTCTTTGGGAACCCTAATCTTAGCGTTGTGAGCTGGTTGAGGCTACCTTTGTACGGTCTTGATTTTGGATGGAAAAAGGAGCTGTATATGGCTCTTGGAACCCATGGTTGTGATGACTTCGATGGAGATGTGGTGCTTCTCTCGGATCCTAGTAGCGGGGATGATGGGTCCTTAATTGTGGCAATGTCTTTGCAAGTGCAACATATGGATTCCTTCAAGAAGCATTTTTATGGTGATATATAG